TCCCCATCGCCGAAGGCCCAACCTACGCAAACCAATCCCCGCAAACCATCTGTGCGCCCGACGGCTGTTACATGATGGCATTTGGCGCAGTTCCCTTTGGCTGGGACGGCGGCTACACCCTCTCCCTCAACGGGGTGGAAATCGTTTCCGGGGTGCTCGCAGGTGGGCAAGGCCCGCACACTGTGATTGTAGAAAGCGAATTGCTGGGCTGCGACCCCAACAGCGCGGTTCCCGGTTGTACCGACCCGCTTGCCAACAACTACAACCCGCTTGCAACGGTGGACGATGGCAGTTGTGAATACAGCGATTGCGCCTTTACACCGCTCACGCTGAGTATGACCGGTGGAGCAACCCTTGAAGATTCAGCCTACGTATATTGGTCGTTCTCGGTGGGCAACAGTGTGCCTGTGGCAATAGGACCACACTATGTAAACGACACCACACATGCTATCTGTGCGCCCGATGGTTGCTACTTTTTGCACTTTGGTCCTGTACCCGAAGGTTGGGACGGTAGCTATTCCCTCTCCGCAAACGGGGTGGAAATCGCTTCCGGTGAACTGGCCGGTGGAGCAAGCCCGCAATCGGTTTCCGTTTTCTCAGATCTGCTCGGCTGCCCTCCAACCGAAATCCCCGGCTGTACCGACCCCGCAGCCTACAACTTTCACCCCACTGCTACGGTGGACGATGGATCGTGTGAGTACCTTGACAACTGCACCTTAAACCCGGTTCAATTGGTGATTGCCACGCAAATGTGGGCCAGTGAGGTTTCGTGGAATCTCGTGCTCGATGGCGAAACCATTCTCAGCGGAGGAGGCTATGAAGACTACTCAGGTTACGTGCACAACCTCTGCCTCACCGATGGCTGTTACCACCTTGAGATGTTCGACTCCTTTGGCGACGGCTGGAACGGTACAACCTACACGCTTCAGGACAGCCTTACCGGTGAAATTTACGCATCCGGAAGCCTCAATGCAGGCAGTAGCGGCATAGCACTCCTTCCCTTAAATGAAGAATGCGAAGTGGAATGTGGCGAGCTGTCATTTGAATTCATAACCTCCCCGGACTCCTTGCTGGGTTGTGTTGTGTTGACGGAAGCCTTCTACACGGGTGACGACCTCTCGGGCATTATTGAGTGGGATTTTGGCACCGGTTCTCCGCCGAACAACTGGTCAGGGTGGACGAGTGGATATCAATACAGCTTCAACGGAACGTACACCGTTTGTGTAACCTACACCACCGACTACTGCGTGTTGCAATACTGCGATGAATTTGTGGCCTCAGGCTGCGGAGGAACCCTGTTGGGCTGCACCGATCCCCTGGCACTCAACTACAACCCCAACGCCACCGCCGATGACGGTAGCTGTTTCTACGCCGATTCCTGCGCCACCAACACGGTGCTCTTTTCGCTCGAAACCGAACTCTGGGCACCCGAAATTTCATGGAGCCTGCTGCACAACGGCAATGAAGTGGCCTCGGGCGACAACTACCAGAACTTTATGACCTACACCGAGTGGCTCTGCCTGGAAGACGGCTGCTATACCCTGGTGATGCATGACTCCTGGGGCGACGGCTGGAACGGGGCACAGTACGAAATCACCCTCGGAAACGAGGTGCTCAGCGCAGGAACCCTCGACGACGGCAGCTTTGGATATGCTGAGTTCGACATCAATACCCTGAACTGCGAGCCCATCATTGCAGGTTGTACCGATCCCGAAGGAGATAACTACAACCCCGATGCTATCCTCGACGACGGAAGCTGCACCTACGAAAACTGCAACCACAACGAATTGGTGCTCGAAATCAGCGTAAACACCACGAATACTGACACATCCTCTTTTGCGTGGATTTTTGGAGTCAACAACAGCGAACCTGCAGAATACGGGTACTTTTACGCCACCAGTGGCTCTCAAAGCTACGCCATTTGCGCTCCCGACGGCTGCTATGGCTTGATTTTCTCGCCTGTGGACGAAGACTTTGAGGGGAGCTATACCCTGGTGATGAATGGTGCCGTGATTTCCTCAGGCGATTTTGACGGCGGCCAGTCGTTCTGGAACTTCCCCGTAG
Above is a genomic segment from Cryomorphaceae bacterium containing:
- a CDS encoding T9SS C-terminal target domain-containing protein; this encodes MKPLQLFFALLFLSGTVCAQPGIWFSGQVTSHPNQAFDVILAVYSDPVVSTTLTVDENGVISPTFVELPSPQWTAAEIIFSNCQDAVVTHVIPNDTVQDMYNVFVTFDYCYNAPIPGCTDPQATNYNPVATMDDGSCTYECAFNELTLQMTGGEMLPDSANIFWLFFENNSIPIAEGPTYANQSPQTICAPDGCYMMAFGAVPFGWDGGYTLSLNGVEIVSGVLAGGQGPHTVIVESELLGCDPNSAVPGCTDPLANNYNPLATVDDGSCEYSDCAFTPLTLSMTGGATLEDSAYVYWSFSVGNSVPVAIGPHYVNDTTHAICAPDGCYFLHFGPVPEGWDGSYSLSANGVEIASGELAGGASPQSVSVFSDLLGCPPTEIPGCTDPAAYNFHPTATVDDGSCEYLDNCTLNPVQLVIATQMWASEVSWNLVLDGETILSGGGYEDYSGYVHNLCLTDGCYHLEMFDSFGDGWNGTTYTLQDSLTGEIYASGSLNAGSSGIALLPLNEECEVECGELSFEFITSPDSLLGCVVLTEAFYTGDDLSGIIEWDFGTGSPPNNWSGWTSGYQYSFNGTYTVCVTYTTDYCVLQYCDEFVASGCGGTLLGCTDPLALNYNPNATADDGSCFYADSCATNTVLFSLETELWAPEISWSLLHNGNEVASGDNYQNFMTYTEWLCLEDGCYTLVMHDSWGDGWNGAQYEITLGNEVLSAGTLDDGSFGYAEFDINTLNCEPIIAGCTDPEGDNYNPDAILDDGSCTYENCNHNELVLEISVNTTNTDTSSFAWIFGVNNSEPAEYGYFYATSGSQSYAICAPDGCYGLIFSPVDEDFEGSYTLVMNGAVISSGDFDGGQSFWNFPVELGDDVDCPTYEFPGCMDPAALNYNPYANVDDGTCQYMFGCNIYFVVSPDTTGGNTVWITPSPNIYNATELLWDFGDGNTSTDLFPIHTYSGDGPYLLCLTVTLDDPDNAGFCTVTFCAELTNEMINPPGMGAGFTINVVDPGNITGTEELANTLDMNLWPNPTRDITTVQFTLSSPDLVALELYDVSGKMLQQRSWAASAGENLLQLDLGSLPAGMYLLRLTGDQYQQSARLVKQ